The following proteins come from a genomic window of Phycisphaeraceae bacterium:
- the fabF gene encoding beta-ketoacyl-ACP synthase II, translating to MSKRRVVITGLGWVTSLGLSVEGVWSDLIAGKSGIRTITRFDTSRHATKFGGEVSDWQAPNIEKRDAKRLDRFAQFALNAAIDAVKDAGLDISKEDPWRVGSIVGSGVGGIEEFAEGHQKLLEKGPERVSPFMVPKLMCNAASGNISIHYRVHGPNSAVATACASAAHAIGEAAKCIRYDDADIMITGGSEAALTPLGMACFIALRALSERNDAPEKASRPFDRDRDGFILSEGSGIIVLEEYEHARKRGARIYGEFLGYGQSADGSHITAPDEQGKGAAFAMQSALRDAGVNTDDVSYINAHGTSTPLGDQAETRAVKRLFGEVAKRIPMSSTKSMTGHLLGASGGVEAIITAKAIQTGILPPTINLDNPGEECDLDYVPNVARKADVKIAMSNSFGFGGHNVSLVMGKVR from the coding sequence ATGAGCAAGCGACGCGTCGTGATCACCGGCCTCGGATGGGTCACCAGCCTCGGGCTCTCCGTTGAGGGCGTGTGGTCTGACCTGATAGCGGGTAAGTCCGGCATTCGGACCATTACTCGCTTTGACACCTCGCGCCACGCCACCAAGTTCGGCGGCGAAGTGAGCGATTGGCAGGCACCCAACATCGAAAAACGTGACGCCAAGCGGCTCGATCGCTTCGCCCAGTTTGCGCTCAACGCCGCGATCGACGCCGTCAAGGATGCCGGCCTGGATATCTCCAAAGAAGATCCCTGGCGGGTCGGCTCAATCGTCGGTTCAGGCGTCGGCGGCATCGAGGAATTTGCCGAGGGGCACCAGAAGCTGCTCGAAAAAGGCCCCGAACGGGTCAGCCCGTTCATGGTTCCCAAGCTCATGTGCAATGCCGCGAGCGGGAACATCTCCATCCACTACCGCGTCCACGGTCCTAACTCCGCCGTCGCCACCGCCTGCGCCTCAGCCGCCCACGCCATCGGTGAAGCCGCCAAGTGCATTCGTTACGACGATGCAGACATCATGATTACCGGCGGGTCCGAAGCCGCGCTGACCCCGCTGGGAATGGCCTGCTTCATCGCCCTGCGTGCTCTGTCTGAACGCAACGACGCGCCGGAGAAGGCGTCTCGGCCGTTCGACCGCGACCGTGACGGCTTTATCCTCAGCGAAGGCTCAGGCATCATCGTGCTCGAGGAGTACGAACACGCTCGTAAACGCGGGGCACGGATCTACGGCGAATTCCTCGGCTACGGACAATCAGCCGACGGCTCGCACATCACCGCACCCGATGAACAGGGCAAAGGCGCAGCCTTCGCCATGCAGTCCGCCCTCCGCGATGCCGGCGTGAATACCGACGACGTGTCCTACATCAACGCTCACGGCACCAGCACCCCGCTGGGCGATCAGGCGGAGACCCGCGCGGTGAAGCGTCTCTTTGGCGAGGTCGCCAAACGCATCCCCATGAGCTCTACCAAGTCGATGACCGGCCACCTGCTCGGCGCGTCCGGCGGGGTCGAGGCCATCATCACCGCCAAGGCGATTCAGACCGGCATCCTTCCGCCCACTATCAATCTCGACAACCCCGGCGAGGAATGCGATCTCGACTACGTACCCAACGTCGCGCGCAAGGCTGATGTCAAAATTGCCATGAGCAATTCGTTCGGCTTCGGCGGGCACAACGTGTCGCTGGTCATGGGCAAAGTGCGGTAA
- a CDS encoding 3-isopropylmalate dehydratase: METVITGKAFVLGDDIDTDQIIPAEYLSFNPSDPQERKFFGMYAMAGVPPAQSGLPAGNTPFVEKGKFKSVYKIVIGGRNFGCGSSREHAPLAIAEAGATVVVAEFYARIFFRNCVNGGYLLPCETTTPLVNEIKTGDEVTVDLDRGTLTNRASGKTYQLRPLGDVKPIIEAGGIFEYAKTAGMLKA; the protein is encoded by the coding sequence ATGGAAACCGTCATTACCGGCAAAGCGTTTGTTCTCGGCGACGACATCGATACCGATCAGATCATCCCGGCTGAGTATCTCTCGTTTAATCCTTCCGATCCCCAGGAGCGGAAGTTTTTCGGGATGTATGCGATGGCGGGCGTCCCGCCTGCGCAGTCTGGTCTGCCCGCGGGGAACACCCCTTTTGTCGAAAAGGGCAAGTTCAAGTCCGTTTACAAGATCGTCATCGGCGGGCGGAACTTCGGCTGCGGCTCATCCCGTGAACACGCGCCGCTGGCCATCGCCGAGGCTGGAGCCACGGTTGTCGTCGCGGAGTTTTACGCTCGCATCTTCTTCCGAAATTGCGTCAACGGCGGATACCTGCTTCCCTGCGAGACTACCACGCCGCTGGTCAATGAAATTAAGACCGGCGACGAAGTGACCGTCGATCTGGATCGAGGCACGCTGACCAATCGCGCCAGCGGAAAGACCTACCAGCTTCGACCGCTGGGCGATGTCAAACCGATCATCGAAGCGGGTGGAATTTTCGAGTACGCGAAGACGGCAGGCATGCTCAAAGCCTGA
- a CDS encoding ketoacyl-ACP synthase III → MSTDSATGSSGATARFTAPRRPAGVRLAGTGMCLPPQSITNVDLSKRIETSDEWIQQRTGIRERRIADEQTSLLPLARGAVEAALRDARMEPRQLDLLLLATITAEMCCPSTAARVVADLGASPAGAMDISAACSGFVYSLNMASSLIQSGFYRTIAVVGAEVLSKITDWNDRRTCVLFGDGAGAAIVTASDNPDEGCIYQSMSSNGGLWKELYVPRTPGDVPGGADFSGAYNTLQMNGREVYKFAVTTLMSSIEETLAATGYKASDLAVIIPHQSNARILESAREKLGLPPEKLYINIDRFGNTSAASVPICLHELMAAGKLKKGDLVLFVALGGGLTWASSLWRI, encoded by the coding sequence ATGAGCACCGACTCCGCCACAGGTAGTTCCGGCGCGACCGCACGATTTACCGCACCCCGCCGCCCCGCCGGCGTGCGACTGGCGGGCACGGGCATGTGTCTGCCGCCGCAGTCGATCACCAATGTCGATCTTTCCAAGCGTATCGAAACCAGCGACGAGTGGATTCAGCAGCGCACGGGCATCCGGGAACGGCGCATCGCCGACGAGCAAACAAGTCTGCTTCCCCTCGCCAGGGGTGCTGTTGAGGCTGCTCTCCGCGATGCCAGGATGGAACCGCGACAGCTCGACCTGCTGTTGCTGGCGACGATCACCGCCGAGATGTGCTGTCCCTCGACCGCCGCGCGGGTCGTCGCCGACCTGGGCGCCAGCCCCGCCGGTGCTATGGACATCAGCGCCGCGTGCAGCGGTTTCGTCTATTCGCTCAATATGGCGTCGAGCCTGATCCAGTCGGGCTTCTATCGCACCATCGCCGTCGTCGGCGCCGAGGTGCTCAGCAAGATCACGGACTGGAACGACCGCCGCACCTGCGTGCTGTTTGGCGACGGCGCGGGCGCCGCCATCGTCACCGCCTCGGATAACCCCGACGAAGGCTGCATCTACCAGAGCATGTCGAGCAACGGCGGGCTGTGGAAAGAGCTATACGTCCCCCGGACGCCCGGCGATGTGCCGGGAGGCGCTGATTTTTCCGGCGCGTACAACACGCTCCAGATGAACGGCCGCGAGGTTTACAAGTTCGCGGTCACGACCCTGATGTCGAGCATTGAAGAAACCTTGGCGGCTACGGGCTACAAGGCCTCCGACCTGGCGGTCATCATCCCGCATCAGTCGAACGCGCGCATTCTCGAATCGGCACGGGAAAAACTGGGGCTGCCTCCGGAAAAGCTTTACATCAACATCGACCGCTTCGGAAACACCAGTGCCGCCAGCGTCCCCATCTGTCTTCACGAACTGATGGCCGCCGGTAAACTCAAGAAAGGCGACCTGGTTCTCTTTGTCGCGCTCGGTGGCGGGCTGACATGGGCATCGAGCCTGTGGCGCATCTGA
- the fabG gene encoding 3-oxoacyl-[acyl-carrier-protein] reductase has translation MSESQEQRIALVTGASRGIGAEIAKALARQGRRVILMARNADKLAQVQKEITDAGGQASCVACDIGDGKALEAAIEKIADEYKRLDILVNNAGITRDGLMLRMSDEQFDEVINTNLKSVFIACRTSLRPMMRGKWGRIINIGSVSGLVGNAGQANYATAKAGLVGLTKSIAKEMASKNITANVVAPGFIETDMTQVLPQQVKDLAVDHTPLKRMGRGCEIAAAVAYFASEDAGFTTGQVLAVDGGMTMY, from the coding sequence ATGAGTGAATCCCAGGAACAGCGCATCGCCCTCGTCACCGGAGCTTCCCGCGGCATCGGCGCAGAGATCGCCAAGGCCCTGGCGCGGCAGGGTCGCCGCGTCATCCTGATGGCCCGGAACGCCGACAAGCTGGCCCAGGTGCAGAAGGAAATCACCGATGCCGGCGGGCAGGCGTCGTGCGTCGCCTGTGACATCGGTGACGGCAAAGCCCTCGAAGCGGCCATTGAAAAAATCGCCGACGAATACAAGCGGCTCGACATCCTCGTCAACAACGCGGGCATCACCCGTGACGGTCTGATGCTCCGCATGAGCGACGAGCAGTTCGACGAAGTGATCAACACAAACCTCAAGAGCGTCTTCATCGCCTGCCGCACCTCGCTGCGGCCGATGATGCGCGGCAAATGGGGCCGGATCATCAACATCGGCTCGGTGTCGGGCCTCGTGGGAAACGCGGGCCAGGCAAACTACGCGACGGCAAAGGCCGGTCTGGTCGGCCTCACCAAGTCGATCGCCAAGGAGATGGCGTCGAAAAATATCACCGCCAATGTCGTCGCCCCCGGCTTCATTGAGACGGACATGACCCAGGTTCTGCCCCAGCAGGTCAAGGATCTGGCGGTCGATCACACTCCGCTCAAGCGGATGGGACGCGGCTGCGAGATCGCGGCGGCGGTCGCCTATTTCGCATCCGAAGATGCGGGATTCACCACCGGCCAGGTGCTGGCGGTCGATGGCGGGATGACAATGTATTGA
- the rpmF gene encoding 50S ribosomal protein L32 — protein sequence MNPVQRKSKSQSRMRRSHQALKKIASVRCPNCGGAKLPHAACMSCGFVRPGVKLALSKEEE from the coding sequence ATGAACCCAGTCCAACGCAAGTCCAAGTCTCAGAGCCGGATGCGCCGGTCGCATCAGGCCCTGAAAAAGATCGCTTCGGTTCGCTGCCCCAACTGCGGCGGCGCCAAGCTCCCTCACGCGGCGTGTATGTCGTGTGGCTTTGTCCGCCCGGGTGTGAAGCTGGCGCTCTCGAAGGAAGAAGAGTAG
- the fabD gene encoding ACP S-malonyltransferase yields the protein MSDQGNNATIGPAMVLCPGQGAQQVGMGKAWTQQHPTAASVFADADRILGIDLSGIAFHGPEEQLNRTDYAQAAIYTTSVACFRVLKERGVLGEISGTAGLSLGEFTALHLAGAFSFEDGLQLVRKRGQYMQEAAEASKGGMVALVGADEPQANLVCEQSLERGGPSEVLVPANFNCPGQIVISGSLESCYRAVEVAGTMGLKATPLKVAGAFHSPLMKPAADRLAAALAGVAWNKPAVPVISNVTALPHDGHNLDSIRKRLVEQLTSPVRWEQSMVWAVAHMPGRYVELAPNKVLSGLMRRIDRAVKVENHAEPSA from the coding sequence ATGTCGGATCAGGGAAATAACGCAACGATCGGGCCGGCGATGGTCCTCTGCCCCGGCCAGGGCGCACAGCAGGTGGGCATGGGGAAAGCGTGGACCCAGCAGCATCCCACGGCTGCGTCCGTCTTCGCTGACGCGGATCGCATTCTCGGCATCGACCTCAGCGGCATCGCTTTTCACGGTCCCGAAGAACAGCTCAACCGAACGGATTACGCGCAGGCGGCGATCTACACCACTTCCGTCGCCTGCTTCCGTGTCCTCAAAGAGCGAGGTGTGCTCGGTGAAATCAGCGGTACCGCCGGCCTTTCGCTGGGTGAATTCACCGCGCTGCATTTGGCGGGAGCGTTCAGCTTTGAGGACGGCCTGCAACTGGTACGCAAACGCGGGCAATACATGCAGGAAGCGGCTGAGGCGAGCAAAGGCGGCATGGTCGCGCTGGTCGGCGCCGATGAGCCGCAGGCGAATCTCGTCTGTGAACAAAGTCTGGAACGAGGCGGCCCCAGCGAAGTGCTCGTACCGGCCAATTTCAATTGTCCCGGCCAGATCGTCATCAGCGGCAGTCTTGAGTCGTGTTACCGCGCCGTTGAGGTCGCTGGGACAATGGGCCTCAAAGCGACACCGCTGAAAGTCGCCGGCGCGTTTCACTCTCCATTGATGAAACCTGCGGCGGATCGCCTCGCCGCCGCGCTTGCCGGCGTCGCGTGGAACAAGCCGGCGGTGCCTGTGATCTCCAACGTCACTGCCCTGCCTCACGACGGACACAATCTCGACTCGATCAGGAAACGTCTCGTCGAGCAGCTCACCAGCCCGGTACGCTGGGAGCAGTCCATGGTCTGGGCTGTCGCGCACATGCCGGGTCGCTACGTCGAGCTGGCACCGAACAAGGTGCTCTCCGGTCTGATGCGTCGCATTGATCGGGCGGTCAAAGTCGAAAATCACGCGGAGCCGTCCGCATAA
- a CDS encoding thioredoxin family protein, whose protein sequence is MDATYLQSKHEAGKPYEAYVAGGKPEQQENWKRIYDQASLTESQTKLVGSFIRRINVIAMSGLWCGDCVQQGPLIQRIAEANRAKIDLRWVDRDAHADLQEKLMINGGKRVPVLVFCAEDYQIVSWYGDRTLSRYRAIAQRQLGPSCPLPGAPVDKSELAATLQDWLDEFERVHLLLRLSGRLRQKYND, encoded by the coding sequence ATGGACGCGACATACCTTCAATCCAAGCACGAAGCCGGCAAGCCGTACGAAGCCTACGTAGCTGGGGGCAAGCCCGAACAGCAGGAAAACTGGAAGCGGATTTACGATCAGGCGTCGCTGACGGAATCGCAGACGAAGCTGGTCGGCTCATTCATCCGCAGAATCAATGTGATCGCAATGTCGGGCCTCTGGTGCGGCGACTGCGTGCAGCAGGGGCCGCTGATCCAGCGGATCGCCGAAGCCAACCGCGCAAAGATCGATCTCCGCTGGGTGGACCGCGACGCCCACGCCGACTTGCAGGAAAAACTGATGATCAACGGCGGCAAGCGTGTGCCGGTGCTCGTGTTTTGCGCGGAGGATTATCAGATTGTCAGTTGGTACGGCGACCGCACGCTCTCTCGCTACCGCGCGATCGCGCAGCGTCAGCTCGGCCCCAGTTGCCCATTGCCCGGCGCTCCGGTGGACAAGAGCGAGTTGGCGGCGACACTTCAGGACTGGCTGGACGAGTTCGAGCGCGTCCACCTGCTGCTGCGCTTGAGCGGCCGGTTGCGGCAGAAATACAACGATTAA
- the acpP gene encoding acyl carrier protein yields the protein MSVTEKEIEEKVISIVADQMGVDKGEISRDTSFVQDLNADSLDTVELVMEFEDEFETSIPDEQAEKIQTVGQAIDYIKQHMNKPKA from the coding sequence ATGAGCGTGACCGAAAAAGAGATCGAAGAAAAAGTTATTTCGATCGTTGCCGACCAGATGGGCGTGGACAAGGGTGAGATCAGCCGTGACACCTCGTTTGTCCAGGATCTCAACGCCGACAGTCTCGACACTGTTGAGCTGGTGATGGAGTTTGAGGACGAGTTCGAGACCTCCATCCCCGACGAGCAGGCGGAGAAGATTCAGACCGTCGGTCAGGCGATCGATTACATCAAGCAGCACATGAACAAGCCCAAAGCCTGA
- a CDS encoding MHS family MFS transporter produces MAHPVLAVPETQFSSRQIRQVILASAVGTMIEWYDFYIFGSLATIISPLFYPKGNDTLALIAYLSTFAVGFVVRPFGALFFGRIGDLVGRKYAFLVTLLIMGGATALVGLLPTYATIGMAAPIILLLIRILQGLALGGEYGGATVYVAEHVPDARRGFYTSFIQITATLGLFVSLAVILSVQASMSKEAFESWGWRVPFLISILLVAISLYIRLRMKESPIFQHIKSSGMTSARPLTEAFTQWDNLKRVLVSLFGATAGQGVVWYTGQFYALFYLQTILKVNAQAANYIIAAALLLGMPFFVVFGALSDRIGRKKIMMIGCLLAALTYIPIYQTMRNVAGSGVVTVSTTTDPLTGAHRVVPQSFKEGDSSTLVPAQEVLSHSEPLMLIANPVAWLLVGLVFIQVIFVTMVYGPIAAYLVEAFPARIRYTALSLPYHIGNGVFGGLLPVIGLVLVARTGNIYAGLYYPIVIAAVTFVVGSILLPETRHILIWKELETDNPNGARSDIEGPA; encoded by the coding sequence ATGGCCCATCCCGTCCTCGCCGTACCGGAAACTCAATTCAGCTCACGCCAGATTCGCCAGGTCATTCTCGCCTCGGCAGTCGGCACGATGATCGAGTGGTACGACTTCTACATTTTCGGAAGTCTCGCCACCATCATCTCACCTCTCTTTTATCCCAAGGGCAACGACACGCTCGCCCTGATCGCCTACCTCTCCACCTTCGCGGTCGGGTTCGTTGTCCGTCCGTTCGGGGCGCTGTTTTTCGGACGTATCGGTGATCTGGTCGGCCGCAAATACGCCTTTCTGGTCACGCTGCTGATTATGGGAGGCGCGACCGCGTTGGTCGGGCTGCTGCCAACCTACGCAACCATCGGAATGGCGGCACCGATCATCCTCCTGCTGATCCGCATTCTTCAGGGGCTGGCGCTGGGCGGGGAATACGGCGGAGCGACGGTCTATGTCGCTGAGCATGTTCCCGACGCTCGACGCGGCTTTTACACCAGCTTCATCCAGATCACCGCCACGCTGGGCCTTTTCGTCTCGCTGGCTGTGATCCTTTCCGTACAGGCGTCGATGAGCAAGGAAGCGTTTGAATCATGGGGATGGCGAGTGCCCTTCCTCATCTCGATTCTCCTCGTGGCGATCTCGCTCTACATCCGGCTGCGAATGAAAGAGTCGCCCATCTTCCAGCACATCAAGAGTTCGGGCATGACATCGGCACGGCCGCTGACCGAAGCCTTTACCCAATGGGACAACCTCAAGCGCGTGCTCGTCTCACTCTTTGGCGCGACCGCCGGACAGGGAGTGGTCTGGTACACGGGTCAGTTCTACGCGCTTTTTTATCTCCAGACGATTCTGAAGGTCAACGCCCAGGCAGCCAACTACATCATCGCGGCGGCACTGCTGCTGGGCATGCCGTTCTTCGTTGTGTTCGGCGCGCTGTCAGATCGAATCGGACGTAAAAAAATCATGATGATCGGCTGCCTGCTGGCGGCACTCACCTACATTCCGATCTATCAAACCATGCGCAATGTCGCTGGCTCAGGCGTCGTGACCGTCAGCACCACCACCGATCCGCTTACCGGTGCTCACAGAGTCGTGCCGCAGTCTTTCAAGGAAGGAGACAGCTCAACACTGGTACCTGCACAGGAAGTCCTCTCGCACAGCGAGCCACTCATGCTGATCGCCAACCCGGTCGCGTGGCTGCTTGTCGGTCTGGTCTTCATCCAGGTGATTTTCGTCACGATGGTCTATGGTCCGATCGCGGCTTACCTCGTCGAAGCGTTCCCCGCACGCATCCGCTACACCGCCTTGTCGCTGCCCTACCACATCGGCAACGGTGTCTTCGGCGGGCTGCTGCCGGTGATCGGGCTGGTTCTGGTCGCAAGGACCGGAAACATCTACGCCGGCCTCTACTACCCCATCGTCATCGCGGCTGTCACCTTCGTCGTCGGCTCGATTCTGCTTCCTGAGACGCGACACATCCTCATCTGGAAGGAATTGGAAACCGACAATCCCAACGGTGCCCGCAGTGATATCGAGGGGCCGGCCTGA
- a CDS encoding tetratricopeptide repeat protein, whose translation MVRFRSIAPVLILLLVGGAIYSNSFSGVMVFDDHQVLIDNSMIRHPLQIWLHPAGVQETGLSGRPVTAFTFALNYQIHGLKVWGYHLVNLVIHLAAALTLMGITRRTLDLPRFAGRYAASSRWLALTIALLWMAHPLQTSAVTYVSQRLEILMGLCYLLTLYCVIRSHDSSNSSQRKGWSVAALIVCAVGMGSKEVMVTAPLVVFIYDWIFLSGNFRELIRRRWRLHLSLTATWVILALLVCYSPRGQSVGFHFDDLTALDYLQTQTSSILTYLKLSLWPHPLILDYGPADFGVPILRHFTQYAPRGLIIVSLLIAVVLALRYRPAWGFPGVWFFLILAPSSSFLPMRTEVIAEHRMYLSLIAVIVLAVMAAYHVGERLFRSTSVDSAHASSGSTLPSMTAFILVAAAVSVLGALTYMRNWDYRSELVMWEDVVAKRPGNSRAFDAVGLEYSQINRLPEARTALLCALAIRPDFQYTQGLLGYVLMRQGDLDTAMMYLEKASLNQKPLDNRTTAAAWYQYGTLLQKKQQPRQALEAFERALRLDPDLAQAHNGAGVALTLLGNRSRAISEFEAALASRPGYDEARFNLAVSYGESGQTRQAIEHLRDILGRHPKHGLALANLAWAYATATDPAVRSPQSAIEFADLAEQQPSGKIALTYAARAKAYGELRRFNEAIRDAQQASKLASVADDPSLLNQLNSWLDAFRQGQVPADTQPALP comes from the coding sequence ATGGTGCGGTTCAGATCCATCGCTCCCGTACTGATTCTCCTGCTCGTCGGCGGCGCGATCTACAGCAACAGCTTTTCCGGGGTGATGGTCTTCGATGACCATCAGGTGCTCATCGACAACTCGATGATCCGTCATCCCCTGCAAATCTGGCTTCATCCCGCAGGCGTGCAGGAAACCGGACTTTCAGGGCGACCGGTCACAGCTTTCACCTTCGCACTCAACTATCAAATCCACGGCCTGAAAGTCTGGGGCTACCATCTGGTCAATCTCGTCATTCATCTGGCAGCGGCCTTGACGCTGATGGGCATTACCCGACGGACGCTGGACCTGCCGCGGTTTGCCGGACGCTACGCCGCGTCCAGTCGCTGGCTCGCGTTGACCATCGCCCTTTTATGGATGGCTCACCCGCTGCAAACCAGCGCGGTCACTTATGTCAGTCAGCGACTCGAAATCCTGATGGGGCTTTGCTATCTCCTGACGCTTTACTGCGTGATCCGCTCGCATGACTCATCAAACAGCTCCCAACGGAAAGGGTGGTCCGTAGCGGCTCTGATCGTCTGCGCGGTCGGCATGGGCAGCAAGGAAGTCATGGTCACCGCGCCGCTGGTGGTTTTCATTTATGACTGGATTTTTCTTTCAGGAAACTTCCGCGAGTTGATTCGCCGACGATGGCGGCTGCATCTTTCCCTGACAGCTACGTGGGTGATCCTCGCCCTGCTCGTGTGCTACTCGCCGCGGGGGCAATCCGTCGGGTTTCATTTCGATGACCTGACCGCCCTTGATTACCTCCAGACGCAGACCAGTTCGATCCTGACATACTTGAAGCTGTCTCTCTGGCCTCACCCGCTGATTCTCGACTACGGCCCCGCGGATTTCGGCGTGCCGATCCTCCGTCATTTCACTCAGTATGCGCCGCGCGGCCTCATCATCGTCAGCCTGCTCATCGCCGTCGTGCTCGCGCTGCGTTACCGGCCTGCATGGGGTTTTCCGGGCGTCTGGTTTTTCCTGATCCTGGCTCCCTCATCGAGCTTCCTGCCCATGCGCACGGAAGTCATCGCGGAACATCGGATGTACCTCTCCCTTATCGCGGTGATCGTGCTGGCGGTGATGGCGGCCTATCACGTCGGCGAACGGTTGTTCCGATCAACTTCCGTTGACTCCGCCCACGCATCCTCCGGCTCAACCCTGCCGTCGATGACGGCCTTCATCCTCGTCGCGGCAGCCGTCTCGGTGCTGGGTGCTCTGACCTATATGCGAAACTGGGATTACCGCTCGGAGCTGGTGATGTGGGAAGACGTGGTTGCAAAGCGACCCGGCAACTCCCGCGCATTCGATGCTGTCGGCCTGGAGTATTCACAAATCAACCGACTACCCGAAGCTCGAACCGCGTTACTTTGCGCGCTGGCGATCCGGCCGGACTTTCAATACACGCAGGGGTTACTCGGCTACGTGCTGATGCGGCAAGGCGATCTGGACACGGCGATGATGTATCTCGAAAAGGCGAGTCTCAATCAAAAGCCGCTGGACAACCGCACCACCGCTGCTGCGTGGTATCAGTACGGCACACTGCTGCAAAAAAAGCAGCAGCCTCGGCAGGCTCTTGAGGCCTTTGAGCGTGCGTTGCGCCTCGATCCGGACCTCGCACAAGCGCACAACGGTGCGGGGGTCGCGCTGACATTGCTGGGGAATCGAAGTCGCGCCATTAGCGAGTTTGAAGCGGCACTTGCTTCCCGCCCCGGCTATGACGAAGCACGTTTTAACCTGGCGGTCTCTTACGGCGAGAGCGGGCAGACCCGACAGGCCATCGAACATCTGCGAGATATTCTCGGTCGGCACCCGAAGCATGGTCTTGCGCTGGCGAACCTCGCCTGGGCCTACGCCACCGCGACTGACCCGGCTGTCCGTTCCCCGCAATCCGCCATCGAGTTCGCCGATCTGGCCGAACAACAGCCCAGCGGAAAGATCGCTTTGACCTATGCTGCGCGAGCCAAAGCCTATGGCGAGCTTCGGCGTTTTAACGAGGCGATTCGCGACGCACAGCAGGCGTCCAAGCTGGCATCCGTTGCAGACGATCCGTCGCTGCTGAATCAGCTCAATTCCTGGCTGGATGCTTTCCGACAGGGGCAGGTTCCCGCGGACACACAACCCGCCCTGCCATAG
- the plsX gene encoding phosphate acyltransferase PlsX, with translation MRIAIDVMGGDHAPDKILTGSLDAIKLLTPEDRLVLIGDEAIIREGIAERGLKNDPRLEIEATTQVIGMAEPPVTALRTKPDSSIVRMGWLGGQRAKGKRCDIIISAGNTGACVASAQMSMRRLPGVNRPGIAVTIPTFFGPIILCDVGANPDPKPHHLHQYGHMGAVYAEKVVGVKNPRVALLSIGGEEGKGTPLVKHTTKLMKPDKTLNFVGNIEGRDLFDGHCDVVVTEGFTGNVVLKLAEGLAAGLFKTIAHEIFEIDPELAMKFEPVVKSIYKKHDYHEHGGAPLMGANGVCIICHGSSEARTIVAAVRNAVAYTRLGVNQAIVERLSKIEPAPESAQEDAA, from the coding sequence TTGCGTATCGCCATCGATGTCATGGGTGGCGATCACGCCCCCGACAAAATCCTCACGGGCAGCCTCGATGCCATCAAGCTGCTCACGCCGGAGGACCGACTGGTCCTTATCGGCGATGAGGCGATCATCCGCGAAGGCATCGCCGAACGGGGCCTCAAAAACGACCCGCGACTCGAAATCGAGGCCACGACTCAGGTCATCGGGATGGCGGAGCCTCCGGTCACCGCGCTGCGCACCAAGCCGGACAGCTCGATCGTGCGCATGGGCTGGCTGGGCGGCCAGCGCGCCAAGGGAAAACGCTGCGACATCATCATCAGTGCCGGCAACACCGGCGCGTGTGTCGCTTCCGCTCAGATGTCCATGCGACGCCTGCCGGGGGTCAACCGACCGGGAATCGCCGTGACCATCCCCACCTTTTTCGGCCCGATCATCCTCTGCGATGTCGGGGCCAACCCCGACCCCAAGCCCCATCACCTGCATCAGTACGGCCACATGGGCGCGGTGTACGCGGAAAAAGTCGTCGGCGTCAAAAATCCTCGCGTCGCCCTGCTGTCGATCGGCGGCGAAGAGGGCAAAGGCACGCCGCTGGTCAAACACACGACCAAGCTGATGAAGCCCGACAAAACGCTCAACTTTGTCGGCAACATCGAAGGCCGCGATCTTTTCGACGGACATTGCGATGTCGTCGTCACCGAGGGCTTCACGGGAAATGTCGTGCTCAAGCTCGCGGAAGGTCTGGCTGCGGGATTGTTCAAGACCATCGCGCACGAGATTTTTGAAATCGATCCTGAGCTGGCGATGAAGTTTGAGCCGGTCGTCAAGAGCATCTACAAGAAACACGACTACCACGAGCACGGCGGCGCGCCGCTGATGGGCGCAAACGGCGTGTGCATTATCTGTCACGGTTCGAGTGAGGCCCGCACGATAGTCGCCGCGGTGCGCAACGCGGTCGCCTACACGCGGCTGGGGGTCAACCAGGCGATCGTCGAGCGGCTGTCCAAAATCGAACCTGCGCCCGAGTCTGCCCAAGAGGACGCGGCATGA